The Clostridioides difficile genome has a segment encoding these proteins:
- a CDS encoding pyrimidine/purine nucleoside phosphorylase yields the protein MSEFKDITAVKKANVYFDGKVSSRVLIFPNGERKTLGLMLPGEYTFSTREEEIMEMLAGSMDVKLPGSNEFVTYKEGQKFNVPSDSSFDLKVNEVVDYCCSYIAD from the coding sequence ATGAGTGAATTTAAAGATATTACTGCGGTAAAGAAAGCAAACGTTTATTTTGATGGTAAGGTAAGTAGCAGAGTATTAATATTTCCTAATGGTGAAAGAAAAACTTTAGGATTGATGTTACCTGGGGAGTACACTTTTTCTACTAGAGAAGAAGAAATAATGGAAATGCTTGCTGGAAGCATGGATGTAAAACTACCTGGAAGCAATGAATTTGTAACATATAAGGAAGGTCAAAAATTTAATGTTCCTTCTGATTCAAGTTTTGATTTAAAAGTTAATGAAGTTGTTGACTATTGCTGTTCATACATAGCTGATTAA
- a CDS encoding HAD-IC family P-type ATPase has translation MDKINLKRYNCDINVGLNSEQLQSRIDDNLINVFDNGKTKTYKQIFKDNIFTLFNLINLVLVCLLVSVGSFKNTLFIFIAVINTIIGVIQEIRAKRLLDKLSVIVSSKVSVIREKEKREIDVQKLVLDDIMILKTGNQICADSKVLEGKLEVNESLITGESDIIVKSKGDFLYSGSFVVSGDAFVKVENIGKDNYANKIASDAKISKKHNSQLRNSLNAILKVVGVIIIPLGVILFVKQHFGNGDSIVTSVVGTVAAVNGMIPEGLTLLTSIALAVGTIKLASHKTLVQELYCVETLARVDTLCLDKTGTITEGKMQVDDIVMLEKVNVNEIMGNLCNSLKDDNATLNAIRDKYAISDTYKVKNLIPFSSARKYSGVVFENEGTYLIGAFEFIFKDRYKDLKIEIEKYSKAGNRVIALAHSNSYMEDNNIPEDIKPLAFILILDKIRDEAKETLEFFYNEGVDIKIISGDNPITVSEVARKAGLKTASRFIDATTLKNEKDIYNAVDKYSVFGRVSPQQKKQMIVALKQQNRTVAMTGDGVNDVLALKEADCSIAMASGSDATKNVSNLVLLDSNFASMPKVVMEGRKVINNIQRASSLFLVKTIFSFFLSLLTLFFFSRQYPFVPIQLSLIGAVTVGIPSFFLALEANRSRISGNFLLNILKNALPGALCVTLNVIIVYNIVEYLGYSSSVFSTMCAILTGICGLLILRQQCLPFNKERLFLIVSMTIAFVVGILFLGGLFSFVALSKELILITLVLAVLMPIMIKVMLFVLDEILYTIAPDLN, from the coding sequence ATGGATAAAATTAACTTAAAAAGATATAATTGTGATATAAATGTTGGATTAAACAGTGAACAACTTCAAAGTAGAATAGATGACAATTTAATTAATGTATTTGATAATGGAAAAACTAAAACATACAAGCAAATTTTCAAAGATAATATATTTACACTTTTTAATCTTATAAATCTTGTTTTAGTTTGTTTGCTAGTTTCAGTTGGCTCTTTCAAAAATACCTTATTTATATTTATTGCTGTAATTAATACTATTATTGGTGTGATTCAAGAAATAAGAGCAAAAAGATTGTTGGACAAGCTATCTGTCATAGTATCAAGCAAAGTATCTGTTATAAGGGAAAAAGAGAAAAGAGAGATTGATGTTCAGAAATTAGTGCTAGACGATATTATGATTTTAAAAACAGGAAATCAAATTTGTGCAGATTCAAAGGTTTTGGAGGGAAAGTTAGAGGTAAATGAATCTCTAATCACAGGAGAATCTGATATTATTGTAAAAAGTAAAGGGGATTTTTTATATTCTGGTAGTTTTGTAGTTTCTGGAGATGCATTTGTAAAAGTTGAAAATATAGGAAAAGATAACTATGCAAATAAGATAGCTAGTGATGCTAAAATTTCCAAGAAACACAATTCTCAACTTAGAAATTCATTAAACGCAATATTAAAAGTTGTTGGTGTAATAATTATTCCTTTAGGAGTTATATTGTTTGTAAAACAACATTTTGGAAATGGGGATTCTATAGTAACATCTGTAGTAGGTACTGTGGCAGCTGTAAATGGAATGATACCAGAGGGACTGACTCTACTTACAAGTATTGCTTTAGCTGTTGGGACAATAAAGCTTGCAAGCCACAAGACATTAGTTCAAGAATTATATTGTGTAGAGACTCTTGCTAGAGTTGACACATTATGCCTTGATAAAACAGGTACAATTACAGAAGGTAAAATGCAAGTTGATGATATAGTAATGCTTGAAAAAGTTAATGTAAACGAGATAATGGGAAATTTATGTAATTCTCTTAAAGATGATAATGCAACATTAAATGCTATAAGAGATAAATATGCTATTTCAGATACATATAAAGTTAAAAATTTGATTCCATTCTCATCAGCAAGAAAATATAGTGGTGTTGTTTTTGAAAATGAAGGTACATACTTAATAGGAGCTTTTGAATTTATTTTTAAAGATAGATATAAAGACTTAAAAATAGAGATTGAAAAATATTCTAAAGCAGGAAATAGAGTAATAGCTTTAGCTCATAGTAACTCTTATATGGAAGATAATAATATACCTGAAGATATAAAGCCACTTGCTTTTATACTGATATTAGATAAAATTAGGGATGAGGCCAAGGAAACTTTAGAGTTTTTTTATAATGAAGGTGTGGATATAAAGATTATATCTGGAGATAATCCGATAACGGTAAGTGAAGTAGCAAGAAAAGCAGGTCTTAAAACAGCCAGTAGATTTATTGATGCAACAACACTTAAAAATGAGAAAGACATATACAATGCGGTTGATAAATATAGTGTTTTTGGAAGAGTAAGCCCACAACAAAAGAAACAAATGATTGTAGCATTAAAACAACAAAATCGTACAGTAGCAATGACAGGAGATGGTGTAAATGATGTATTAGCACTTAAAGAAGCTGACTGTAGTATTGCGATGGCATCTGGAAGTGATGCTACCAAAAATGTTTCTAATTTAGTGTTATTAGATTCAAACTTTGCATCCATGCCAAAGGTTGTTATGGAAGGAAGAAAGGTAATCAATAATATTCAAAGAGCATCTTCTTTGTTTTTAGTAAAGACAATATTTTCATTCTTCTTATCGCTATTAACATTATTTTTCTTTAGTAGACAGTATCCATTTGTACCAATCCAATTATCATTGATTGGAGCTGTAACAGTAGGTATACCATCATTCTTTTTAGCTCTTGAGGCAAATAGAAGTAGAATTTCAGGAAATTTCTTACTTAATATATTAAAAAATGCTTTACCAGGAGCACTATGTGTAACATTAAATGTAATTATTGTTTACAATATAGTTGAATACTTGGGTTATAGTTCAAGTGTATTTTCTACAATGTGTGCTATACTAACTGGTATATGTGGTCTTTTGATATTAAGACAGCAATGCTTGCCATTTAATAAAGAAAGATTATTTTTAATTGTAAGTATGACTATAGCATTTGTTGTTGGAATCCTATTTTTAGGTGGATTATTCTCATTTGTAGCTCTAAGTAAAGAGCTAATCCTTATAACTCTGGTATTAGCAGTATTAATGCCGATTATGATAAAAGTTATGTTATTTGTATTAGATGAGATACTATACACAATAGCTCCAGATTTAAACTGA
- a CDS encoding helix-turn-helix domain-containing protein, with amino-acid sequence MLNENIKAIRKSKGLSQAELAIKLNVVRQTISKWEQGLSVPDSDILISISEVLETPVSTLLGETVIESKVDDLKVISEKLEIINLQLAQRKTVRRKMFRWLLISLCAVIVVISMVLIILNSPYLGWNYNDPETAVVGVVFHTFEWVFVRLAPIILIGAIVGIFLTRKKV; translated from the coding sequence ATGTTAAATGAAAATATTAAAGCAATCAGAAAATCAAAAGGACTTTCACAAGCAGAACTTGCTATCAAGCTGAATGTAGTGCGACAAACAATCTCTAAATGGGAGCAAGGATTGTCAGTTCCCGATTCTGATATTTTAATCTCTATATCGGAAGTGCTTGAAACACCTGTAAGCACTTTGCTTGGAGAAACTGTTATTGAATCGAAAGTTGATGACTTAAAAGTGATTTCCGAAAAACTGGAAATTATAAACTTACAGCTTGCACAAAGAAAGACTGTGAGAAGAAAAATGTTTCGTTGGTTACTTATCTCATTGTGTGCAGTAATAGTAGTAATTTCTATGGTCTTAATAATATTAAATAGTCCTTACTTAGGTTGGAACTATAATGACCCTGAAACTGCTGTTGTCGGAGTAGTTTTTCACACATTTGAATGGGTGTTTGTCAGATTAGCACCTATTATCCTTATAGGGGCAATAGTGGGAATTTTCTTAACACGCAAGAAAGTATAA
- a CDS encoding DMT family transporter: protein MNKVSDVTKGYTLGVLANILFGFSFYFTKTVLNLVDNKVFTVLSLRFTIGLITVILLYKFKFISLNFKGKDIKSLLILCMFQPFLYFMLETFGVKYTSTSEVGVMISMIPVVTGIMGIIFLNEKMNLKQVACIIIAVFGVIIVNLQNTGNQTSSMLGRVMILGAVICAGAYGVYVRKLSKSEFTPIEITAAMQLIGTISFISISVGGELISGNLIEYAKELFNMEIVFPIVYLGIGCSLLAMFLNNYSRSKLEAVKSSILSNIATVVSIFAGVFLLNEKFNLYSIVGSVLIIISIIGMVIYGKEKYEDLETEYTN from the coding sequence ATGAACAAAGTAAGTGATGTAACAAAAGGTTATACCCTAGGGGTATTGGCAAATATTTTATTTGGATTTTCTTTTTATTTTACTAAAACAGTATTAAATTTGGTTGACAATAAAGTTTTTACAGTATTATCATTGAGATTTACAATTGGATTGATAACAGTAATATTATTATATAAGTTTAAATTTATAAGCTTAAATTTTAAAGGAAAAGATATTAAATCTCTTTTGATTTTATGTATGTTTCAACCCTTTCTATATTTTATGCTTGAGACATTTGGAGTTAAGTATACATCTACATCAGAAGTTGGTGTTATGATATCTATGATACCAGTAGTTACAGGGATTATGGGAATTATATTTTTAAATGAAAAAATGAATTTAAAGCAAGTAGCATGTATTATAATTGCAGTTTTTGGCGTTATAATAGTAAATTTACAAAATACAGGTAATCAAACAAGTAGTATGCTTGGAAGAGTAATGATACTTGGGGCAGTAATTTGTGCAGGTGCATATGGTGTATATGTGAGAAAGTTATCTAAAAGCGAATTTACACCAATTGAAATAACAGCAGCGATGCAACTAATTGGAACAATATCATTTATATCAATATCTGTTGGTGGTGAATTGATATCAGGGAATCTAATAGAATATGCAAAAGAATTATTCAATATGGAGATTGTATTTCCAATAGTTTATTTAGGTATTGGGTGTTCTTTGTTAGCTATGTTTTTAAATAACTACTCAAGGTCTAAACTAGAGGCTGTAAAATCATCAATATTATCAAATATAGCTACAGTGGTATCTATATTTGCAGGAGTATTTTTACTGAATGAAAAGTTCAATCTTTATAGTATTGTAGGAAGTGTGCTTATAATAATTTCAATTATAGGAATGGTTATATATGGCAAAGAAAAATATGAAGATTTGGAAACTGAATATACAAACTAG
- the gcvPB gene encoding aminomethyl-transferring glycine dehydrogenase subunit GcvPB produces the protein MKEYNSLLIDISKKGRKAYSLPELDVDDIKIEDMIDPSMARQNELNLPEVGELELVRHYTLLSNKNFGVDTGFYPLGSCTMKYNPKINEDMAALPNFTGMHPYQSPDTAQGSLALMYDLSNKLAEITGMDEVTLQPSAGSHGEFTGLMLIKAYHENRGDHKRTKVIIPDSAHGTNPASAAMANFDVIQITSDKNGAIDIDALKEVLNDEVAALMLTNPSTLGLFEKNIKEIADLVHEAGGLLYYDGANMNAIMGITRPGDMGFDVVHLNLHKTFSTPHGGGGPGAGPVGAKKELIPFLPIPVIEKQEDKYVLNYDKPKSTGKIKNFYGNFGVLVRAYTYILTMGRDGLKETSEMAVLNANYIKESIKDDYILPIDILCKHEFVLGGLPKGEANIKTIDIAKRLLDYGYHPPTMYFPLIINEALMIEPTESESIETLDSFIEAMKDVAKEAKEEPELLKTAPHNTLVKRVDDARAVKKPILTWSQIK, from the coding sequence ATGAAAGAATATAATAGTTTGTTAATAGATATATCTAAAAAAGGTAGAAAAGCATATTCACTTCCAGAGTTAGATGTAGATGATATAAAAATAGAAGATATGATTGACCCAAGTATGGCTAGACAAAATGAATTAAACTTACCAGAAGTTGGTGAATTAGAATTAGTTAGACATTATACTTTATTGTCAAATAAAAACTTTGGTGTTGATACAGGTTTTTATCCTTTAGGTTCTTGTACAATGAAATATAACCCTAAAATTAATGAAGATATGGCAGCACTTCCAAACTTTACTGGAATGCATCCATATCAATCTCCAGATACAGCACAAGGTTCTCTTGCTCTTATGTATGACTTGTCAAATAAACTTGCAGAAATTACAGGTATGGATGAAGTTACACTTCAACCTTCAGCGGGTTCACATGGTGAGTTTACAGGTCTTATGCTTATAAAAGCGTATCATGAGAATAGAGGAGACCATAAAAGAACTAAAGTAATAATTCCAGACTCTGCACATGGAACTAATCCAGCAAGTGCAGCTATGGCAAATTTTGATGTAATTCAAATAACATCTGATAAAAATGGTGCTATAGATATAGATGCGTTAAAAGAAGTTTTAAATGATGAAGTAGCAGCTCTTATGCTTACTAATCCAAGTACTCTTGGACTATTTGAAAAAAATATAAAAGAAATAGCTGACCTTGTACATGAAGCAGGTGGTCTTTTGTATTATGATGGTGCAAACATGAATGCTATTATGGGGATAACAAGACCTGGAGATATGGGATTTGATGTAGTTCATCTTAATCTTCATAAGACATTTTCAACTCCTCATGGTGGTGGTGGTCCAGGAGCTGGACCTGTTGGAGCTAAAAAAGAGCTAATACCTTTTTTACCAATTCCAGTAATTGAAAAACAAGAAGATAAATATGTATTAAACTATGACAAACCAAAGTCTACTGGAAAAATTAAAAATTTCTATGGAAATTTTGGAGTCCTTGTAAGAGCTTACACATATATATTGACAATGGGAAGAGATGGGCTTAAAGAAACTAGTGAAATGGCAGTTCTAAATGCTAATTATATAAAAGAAAGTATAAAAGATGATTATATTTTACCAATAGATATTTTATGTAAACATGAGTTTGTATTAGGAGGATTACCAAAAGGAGAAGCAAATATAAAAACTATTGATATAGCAAAGAGATTGTTGGATTATGGATATCATCCTCCAACAATGTATTTCCCTCTTATTATAAATGAGGCACTTATGATAGAGCCAACAGAAAGTGAGAGTATAGAAACATTAGATAGTTTTATTGAAGCTATGAAGGATGTTGCCAAAGAAGCTAAGGAAGAACCAGAATTACTAAAAACTGCTCCACATAATACTTTAGTTAAAAGAGTTGATGATGCAAGAGCAGTGAAAAAGCCTATATTAACATGGTCACAAATAAAATAA
- the gcvPA gene encoding aminomethyl-transferring glycine dehydrogenase subunit GcvPA, with amino-acid sequence MPATNEDKEKMLKVVGLNSVDELFSDVPDELKLKRDLNLDSGKSELEVSKIVKRLSEENLSLEDLTCFLGAGAYDHYIPSIIKHITSRSEFYTAYTPYQAEISQGTLQVVFEFQSMIAEITGMEIANASMYDGATAAIEACIMAMNQTRKSKIVVSKTTHPETLSVLKTYLQYKDCEIVEIDFCNEYGITDIEKLSASVDKDTACVLIQTPNFFGIIEEMEEIEKITHENKAMLIMSVDPISLGVLKTPGEIGADIVVGEAQSLGNPLNFGGPYVGFLASKSKYTRKMPGRIVGQSLDTEGKIAYVLTLQTREQHVRREKATSNICSNQALNALVASIYMATMGKEGFKEVGMQSMKKAHYAYNKLVQTGKYRPIFKGRFFKEFTVQGNYNIDTINDKLLEENILGGYNLEHNYPELKNSTLLCVTEKRSKDEIDKLVGIMEGL; translated from the coding sequence ATACCTGCCACAAATGAAGATAAGGAAAAAATGTTAAAAGTAGTTGGATTAAACTCAGTTGATGAATTATTTTCAGATGTACCAGATGAACTAAAATTAAAAAGAGATTTAAATCTAGACAGTGGAAAGTCTGAATTAGAAGTTAGTAAAATAGTAAAAAGATTGTCAGAAGAAAATTTAAGTCTAGAAGATTTGACTTGTTTTCTTGGAGCAGGTGCATATGACCATTATATCCCATCAATTATAAAACATATAACTTCAAGATCAGAATTTTATACAGCATATACTCCATATCAAGCAGAAATAAGTCAAGGAACTTTGCAAGTAGTGTTTGAATTCCAATCTATGATTGCAGAAATTACTGGTATGGAAATTGCAAATGCATCAATGTATGATGGAGCGACTGCGGCAATAGAAGCATGTATAATGGCAATGAATCAAACTAGAAAAAGTAAAATAGTAGTATCAAAAACTACACATCCAGAAACTTTATCAGTACTAAAAACTTATTTACAATATAAAGATTGTGAAATAGTAGAAATTGATTTTTGTAATGAATATGGAATTACAGATATAGAAAAATTAAGCGCTTCTGTAGATAAAGATACAGCATGTGTCCTTATACAAACTCCTAACTTCTTTGGAATTATTGAAGAGATGGAGGAAATAGAAAAGATAACTCATGAAAATAAAGCTATGTTAATTATGAGTGTTGACCCAATATCATTAGGTGTTTTAAAGACACCAGGTGAAATAGGAGCAGATATTGTTGTTGGAGAAGCTCAATCACTAGGAAATCCTCTTAATTTTGGAGGTCCTTATGTAGGATTTTTGGCTAGTAAATCTAAATATACAAGAAAAATGCCAGGAAGAATAGTTGGGCAAAGTTTAGATACAGAAGGGAAAATTGCATATGTATTAACTTTACAAACTAGAGAGCAACATGTAAGAAGAGAAAAAGCAACTTCTAATATATGTTCAAATCAGGCACTAAATGCTCTTGTAGCATCAATATACATGGCTACTATGGGTAAAGAAGGATTTAAAGAAGTTGGTATGCAATCAATGAAAAAAGCACACTATGCTTATAATAAACTTGTGCAAACAGGAAAATACAGACCTATATTTAAAGGAAGATTTTTTAAAGAATTTACAGTACAAGGAAATTATAATATAGATACTATAAATGATAAACTTTTAGAAGAAAATATATTAGGTGGTTATAATTTAGAACACAATTATCCAGAATTAAAAAATTCAACTTTACTTTGTGTAACTGAAAAAAGAAGTAAAGATGAGATAGATAAGCTAGTTGGAATAATGGAGGGGTTATAA
- a CDS encoding HXXEE domain-containing protein: MEKYIWLFPLLFIFHDMEEIVGFGIWLKKNKSMLDKKYPFVSKNYENYSTEGMAFAVFEELILCLIFCILAVITDNQYVYLLWLGSFIAYTLHLVIHIGQSIIIRKYIPSLITSIICLPISIWCISKSICILNCEISTTILYSMIGIIIVALNLKFAQSLIGKFTKWMSNM, from the coding sequence ATGGAAAAATACATATGGTTGTTTCCATTACTTTTTATTTTTCATGATATGGAAGAAATAGTAGGCTTTGGAATATGGCTTAAAAAAAATAAATCAATGCTTGATAAGAAGTATCCATTTGTTAGTAAAAATTATGAAAATTATAGCACTGAAGGTATGGCATTTGCTGTGTTTGAAGAACTTATTCTATGCCTTATTTTCTGTATACTTGCAGTTATAACAGACAATCAGTATGTATATCTATTATGGTTAGGTAGTTTTATCGCATATACTTTGCATCTGGTAATTCACATAGGACAGTCAATCATAATAAGAAAATATATACCTTCACTCATTACTAGCATCATATGCTTGCCAATAAGCATTTGGTGTATAAGTAAGAGTATTTGTATACTTAATTGTGAAATAAGCACAACAATTCTGTATAGTATGATTGGCATTATAATTGTGGCATTGAATTTAAAGTTTGCACAATCACTGATTGGAAAATTTACAAAGTGGATGTCAAATATGTAA